One part of the candidate division KSB1 bacterium genome encodes these proteins:
- a CDS encoding amidohydrolase, which produces MPKLQKIVLSTLFLLSVSFLASHSSLAQTNLKADLIYTNAKILTMDESNPQSSAIAVLGNKIIAVGSDQDMERFKGSSTKSYDLGGRTIIPGINETHIHVRDLGFQQYYAVNMEPAKNIADIERLLKDRLDKLKKENNLDGWEYPTTGEMGKWLFGLGWTQDRLVEKRMANRHELDHVSRDIPVSLERIYNGIAVNTKVFELLGIDFDDPSTHPTWFKEDPAEFEAGDIIFRDPDSGLPNGVFVGTKAPLLISKVIPEQSFKQKVESLILGLEVLSSLGITSIVEAGSRMGSVTKIYQAAYDTGNLPVRVNIYDGWYRSGDPTGLGDPKQIENRLKALGFHNIGNEMFRIRGAKISADGGIGSRSAAVSVPFLSIPEDPLGGENYGAFRDPDFNYRFEQFNKLTNYGWELHTHACGDAAIRQTVDAYKILMDQIKKEDSNADLRWSIIHCYLPDEPNTAVIEEMARYGIIAAINPANLYFEGDSFLRNIGPERMSRHTPYKTFLDAGIRMASGSDYPNNSPDPWIGIYQMRTRRHQLSGEVHGPEQRIPLLAALKTYTINGAYLTYDDPIRGSLQVGKLADLVILDADLLNIENEELLQMNSKILFTMVGGKIQYQKPGFELKKNPAN; this is translated from the coding sequence ATGCCTAAACTTCAAAAAATAGTTTTGTCAACCTTATTCCTCCTAAGTGTTTCATTTTTAGCATCTCATTCATCTTTAGCTCAAACAAATCTAAAAGCAGACCTGATTTATACCAACGCAAAAATCTTAACTATGGATGAGAGTAATCCTCAATCTAGCGCTATTGCGGTCTTGGGAAATAAAATTATAGCTGTTGGCTCAGATCAGGATATGGAGCGTTTCAAGGGATCCTCAACAAAATCGTATGATCTTGGTGGACGAACGATCATTCCCGGAATCAACGAAACTCACATTCATGTACGCGACCTCGGTTTTCAGCAATATTATGCAGTCAATATGGAACCTGCCAAAAATATAGCTGATATCGAGCGATTACTGAAAGACCGCCTCGACAAACTCAAAAAAGAAAATAATCTCGATGGTTGGGAATATCCAACCACCGGAGAGATGGGGAAATGGCTATTCGGCCTGGGATGGACCCAGGATCGGCTTGTGGAAAAACGCATGGCCAATCGCCATGAATTGGACCATGTTTCCCGAGACATTCCGGTCTCACTAGAACGCATTTATAATGGAATTGCAGTAAACACCAAAGTCTTCGAGCTGCTTGGCATTGATTTCGATGATCCATCTACCCACCCTACATGGTTTAAAGAAGATCCAGCCGAGTTTGAGGCTGGAGATATTATTTTTCGAGACCCGGATTCTGGCCTGCCAAACGGTGTCTTCGTTGGCACCAAAGCACCTTTATTGATTTCAAAAGTAATCCCTGAACAATCCTTTAAGCAAAAAGTAGAAAGCCTTATCCTGGGTTTGGAAGTACTATCCTCACTGGGAATCACAAGCATTGTCGAGGCAGGTTCCAGAATGGGCAGTGTTACCAAGATTTATCAAGCAGCGTATGATACCGGCAACCTACCGGTCAGGGTGAATATCTACGATGGCTGGTATCGCAGCGGTGATCCAACCGGTTTGGGTGATCCCAAACAGATAGAAAATCGCCTTAAGGCTTTAGGATTTCATAATATTGGCAACGAAATGTTTCGAATTCGTGGAGCTAAAATCTCCGCTGATGGAGGCATCGGTTCCAGAAGTGCAGCAGTTTCGGTGCCATTCTTGTCCATACCTGAAGATCCATTGGGTGGTGAAAACTACGGTGCTTTTCGAGATCCTGATTTTAATTATAGATTCGAACAATTCAACAAACTCACTAATTATGGCTGGGAGTTGCATACCCATGCCTGTGGAGATGCGGCTATTCGACAAACTGTGGATGCTTATAAAATCCTTATGGACCAGATTAAAAAAGAAGATTCTAATGCTGACTTGAGATGGAGTATCATTCACTGTTATCTGCCTGATGAGCCAAATACTGCAGTGATTGAAGAAATGGCCAGATACGGCATCATCGCTGCTATCAATCCGGCAAATCTTTACTTTGAAGGAGACTCCTTCCTGCGAAATATTGGTCCGGAAAGAATGTCGCGACATACACCCTACAAAACATTTCTGGATGCCGGAATCCGAATGGCATCCGGATCTGATTATCCGAATAATTCTCCCGATCCCTGGATTGGCATTTACCAAATGCGTACAAGACGACATCAATTATCAGGTGAGGTTCATGGCCCTGAACAGCGGATACCACTTCTGGCAGCACTGAAAACATATACCATCAACGGGGCATATCTGACCTATGACGACCCTATTCGCGGCTCCCTTCAAGTCGGCAAACTTGCAGATTTAGTTATCCTGGATGCCGATCTGTTGAATATAGAAAATGAAGAATTATTACAAATGAATTCGAAAATTCTTTTTACTATGGTTGGTGGAAAGATTCAATACCAGAAACCCGGATTTGAACTAAAGAAAAATCCAGCCAATTAG
- a CDS encoding arginase family protein: MKKIFAFAIICLLSIPINVYAQKYIDNDGKIKIALVKNPYKGDRSGSPISKGPDILEHSGLKDILSGMGGKIVNISNVQLSKEEEKEYGVWNKFGYANNRLGQWVAKNERDGNFNVGLLNNCSSLMGMLAGLQHSGTSKRPLRIGLVFIDAHGDFNTPETTLSGMLGGMPVAIAAGHCLTRMRLQSGLDPAIPEKYIVMGALRDTDPLEQERFDNSLIEMISTDDIRNLTDNIHHQMKRLSGLTDKIYIHIDMDVLDPKEVMGHPLTVPNGPTSKELAAALELMFKYEKTSAIGIASYPIDDKDQLSLKAAYNLIAGAVRGIKGR; the protein is encoded by the coding sequence ATGAAAAAAATATTTGCCTTCGCCATAATTTGTCTTTTGAGTATTCCAATTAATGTTTATGCTCAAAAATACATAGACAATGATGGTAAAATAAAAATAGCCCTGGTCAAAAATCCATACAAAGGAGATCGTAGCGGCTCGCCTATATCCAAAGGACCAGACATATTGGAACATAGCGGGCTGAAAGATATTCTTTCAGGAATGGGTGGCAAAATAGTAAACATTTCCAACGTACAATTATCAAAGGAAGAAGAAAAAGAATATGGCGTCTGGAATAAATTTGGTTATGCCAATAACCGGTTGGGGCAATGGGTTGCAAAAAACGAAAGAGACGGCAATTTTAATGTGGGACTCTTAAATAACTGTAGTTCCTTAATGGGAATGCTTGCCGGATTGCAGCATTCAGGTACAAGTAAACGACCATTAAGAATCGGCCTGGTTTTTATCGACGCGCACGGTGATTTCAATACACCGGAAACCACACTCAGTGGCATGCTTGGTGGCATGCCTGTCGCGATTGCAGCCGGTCATTGTCTGACGCGAATGCGTTTGCAATCGGGTTTGGATCCGGCAATTCCGGAAAAATATATTGTCATGGGTGCGTTAAGAGATACTGATCCATTGGAGCAGGAGCGCTTCGACAATTCATTAATCGAAATGATTTCAACTGATGATATCCGAAATTTAACAGACAATATCCATCATCAAATGAAGAGATTGAGCGGGTTAACAGACAAAATATATATCCACATCGATATGGATGTTTTGGACCCAAAGGAAGTAATGGGACACCCCCTCACAGTTCCCAATGGCCCTACCAGCAAGGAGTTAGCCGCTGCCTTGGAATTGATGTTCAAATATGAAAAAACATCCGCAATTGGCATTGCGTCATATCCGATCGATGACAAAGATCAATTGTCCTTAAAAGCAGCCTATAATTTAATTGCAGGTGCGGTTAGAGGAATTAAAGGTAGATAA